From Candidatus Babeliales bacterium, one genomic window encodes:
- a CDS encoding Fic family protein: MISIQDSLNRIDQKKKKLDAARPLPVALVNNLQEWFAIEFTYTSNALEGNTLSMSETAMVVEKGITIAGKTVREHLEVINHAQAIDFIRELAQKKHNDVSLDDILAIHKIILQKIDDMHAGNFRKVMVRVVGSATVFPNPAKVPFLMVDFMSWLHSATEHAVIIAALAHYKLVTIHPFVDGNGRTARLLMNLLLLQQGYPLAIIKREKRAEYIAAIEYARQTDDFTQFYTVIIEAVEYSLDSYLEAIEQSELS; the protein is encoded by the coding sequence ATGATAAGTATTCAAGATTCTCTTAATCGTATCGACCAAAAAAAGAAAAAATTAGACGCTGCGCGACCTTTACCTGTGGCGCTCGTGAACAACCTACAAGAATGGTTTGCAATAGAGTTTACGTATACATCCAATGCTCTAGAAGGTAATACGCTTTCGATGAGTGAAACTGCAATGGTTGTTGAAAAGGGTATAACAATTGCAGGCAAAACCGTGCGTGAACATCTTGAAGTAATTAACCATGCACAAGCGATTGATTTTATTAGAGAACTCGCGCAAAAAAAACACAATGATGTAAGTCTTGACGATATTTTAGCTATTCATAAAATAATTCTGCAAAAAATTGATGATATGCATGCGGGAAACTTTCGTAAAGTTATGGTCAGAGTGGTAGGTTCGGCAACAGTATTTCCTAATCCAGCAAAAGTCCCTTTTCTGATGGTAGATTTTATGAGTTGGCTACACAGTGCAACAGAACATGCGGTTATTATAGCAGCGCTTGCTCATTATAAATTGGTTACAATACATCCATTTGTTGACGGGAACGGTAGGACTGCGCGATTGTTAATGAATTTATTATTGCTGCAACAGGGATATCCGCTTGCAATTATAAAAAGAGAAAAACGTGCTGAATATATTGCTGCAATTGAATATGCTCGTCAGACTGATGATTTTACGCAATTCTATACAGTAATAATTGAAGCTGTTGAATATAGCTTGGATAGTTATTTAGAAGCTATTGAGCAATCAGAATTGTCATAA